In Colletotrichum destructivum chromosome 1, complete sequence, the sequence CTCATCTACGGCCAAGATTCATCAGAGATGGGCAGGAACAAACCAGCCGGCAGGCTTCTATCAAGCGGCCGACCTCCTACCCTAAAAAAAGCAAAGTCGATATCGCGCAAGGAAACCAGGACTCTCATAAACACTCACCACACCTTACAGAAGAAACGCCAACAGGCCCTGGCCCGAAACGATCAAAGGGAAGCGGCAGCCATAGCCGAAGAAATTTCTGCCCTCGGCGGACTTGAGGGGTACCAGCAAGCCAGTCTCCAGGGGCAGAGGGTCGACCGCGGAGGGGACAGCTCCCGAGTCCTGCTGGACTGGTTTCGATCGGCCAATATTCAGCCCTCAGACTTTACCAGTAATCTAACGGGCAAGAGCGGCACCCATCGCCGATTGCGAATGCTCGAGGTGGGGGCCCTCAGCACAGGCAACGCCTGCTCCAAGagcggcttcttcgacatggAGCTCATTGACCTCAACAGCCAGCAGGCGGGCATCCTACAACAGGATTTCATGGAACGACCCCTCCCCAAGGATGATTCCGAGAAATTTGACATCATCTCACTCAGCTTGGTACTCAACTATGTCCCGGACCACTCCCTGCGCGGACAGATGCTTCTCCGCACGTTGTCGTTTCTCCGACAGTCGGAGGACGGTCTCTCAGAGAGCGCCCGCGCCCTGTTCCCCTCCTTATTTATCGTTCTTCCCCGAAGCTGCGTCTCCAACTCGCGCTACTTCTCGCAGGATCGGCTTGTCGAGATCATGACGCTGTTGGGCTACATTCAGCTCGAGGGTAAGGTCACGAATAAACTGGCCTATTCCTTCTGGAAGAGACTGAATGCTCCATGCTCGCCATTGCCGACAGTTGCCAAGAAGGAGCTTAACCCGGGTCTTAATCGGAACAACTTTACCATTACCCTCAGTGGGTCTTAATGCTCCTCTCGTGCGCACCGATCCCAGGCGTCTCGGTGTTTGGAAGCCAGCGAAACGGTTATCACGACGCCCGCGTGTCTTCCAATCAATTGTGGGCGGCGATGGACTGCGTTCAATGCAGTACTATTCTACTGCCACTCTAGGCAAATGCAAGCTCCCATCATCAAAGCCGGCTGCCCTTTCCGGGCAGTTTTCTACAATCACACGCTGGGCATACAACGTGACGAGAGTTCCAAGGGTTCGCCCTCGCAGCGATCGGCAGGCGATCACTTGCGTTATCGTCTCCAGATGGGCGCCTCAAAGAGGTCACGTTTACAATCAGCCTACGGCGATCCATACTGCGGGACTTTTGTCGTCAAAAGGCCAAGATAGGCATATTCTGCCTATCAGGAAGCGCCTCTCACTGATGGACCATTGCCTCTACCGGCTTCATATCGCCGGATGGGAAGTAGACGTTGTTATCGTGCGATGGACATGGGCCAGTCGGCGAGTTGCGTTTTCGGGCTTCTGTTGAAGAAGTGCCATCGACAAGGTCTCAAGATGCAGTGTCTGAGGACGACCTGGCTTGCGCTCGTGCAGGCAGGATAACGGAACCAGCCAACAGCTGAACGGCCCCCCCTCcattaaaaaaaaaaaccaagaAAAAACTCCCAGTGTCGACCGACCCAGCTTTAGCATGCCTTGCTTTGAGCACATGATCGTCGTGTCTCGCTCATCTACAATTCGACCGGTGCGCCTACATCCACGAGCCATTTTCCACAGCTGGAGCCAAGGGATGTGCGAGGGGAATCTAGAACAGTCTCCTGACATGTCGGGGGAGGTAGGATAGATGGGACAAAAGATGCGGGGATGTACGATCGACGGAGACGGGAAAGCTGAATATGGTGTTCGCCGGATGCAGGCTGTATTCGAGGCATTCCATGCCGCTTCTCCCGATAGTGCTACAGTTTCTAGCAGAAACGTTGGCCGTCGGAAACTCCACAATCACCAGCCGCTTTTCAATGCTTTGATCCAAGGCCCTCCAGCTCGTTGAAGTCTCTGATGGGCTGCAGTGTAGGGTTCAGGTCCGTTGGAAGGGGTGCGTTGCCAGGACGAACCACGGGTATGCTCTGCATTCCAGCCGTGATGGCGGCCAAGACTTCGTAGGGGTTGTCACTGAGAAACAGCCATTCCTCGGGCTTAGTGTCCTCAAAATTGGAGAGGATGGAGGCGTAGCTGCTGGGCTCAGTCTTAAGGCCGGCGTTGACGGTATCGAACCAGCCAGAGACCAGGGGCGTCAGGTCCGAAGGCTGAGCATCAGTGTAACCAAAGAAGAGCTTCTGGGCGGGGACGGAGCCGGAGGAGTAGATGACAAGGCGCAAGCCAGCGTCCTTCCAGGACAAGAGACGCTCAGAAACGTCCGGAAAGAGAGGTGCCTTAATCTCGCCCGACCTGTAGCCCTCCTTCCAGAGATATCCCTGGAGCGCCTTGAGGTACGAGGCCTTGACGTCGCGGCGCACAAGGTCGCGGAAGTGTGCCTCAAATGCGGATCGATCAGACACGCAATCTTCCGGGAACGCATTCCGGTAAACAGCAAAGTCGGGGTTATCCCACTGCTTGTCTAGGGTAGCCGGAAGAGCATCGACGGCGTAGGGGTACTACGGGGGGAGGATTCAGTACGGGACGACAGCGAACTGTGCCGGCTTATGGTCACGCACGGAGGCAAGCCCGACTCGGAATGAACAAGCCGCCTCCGTGCCATCTGGGAAAGCAGCATAGCATCGGAGGGGGCCGTCCGGTACCCGATGTTccggggagaggggggaagggggaacATGGGCGCAACAACTTACGAGTACATCTTTGACAAAGGAAATGGGACACACGGTACCCTCTGCATGTATCGAAATCTCAAGTCAGCATGTGTTGCCTTGCCGATGCTGAATCCACCTTGTCCCCAAGGATTACGGGATGCGGTGAGGGGCAAgggaggaaagaaaaagaggctCACCGATGTCAAGCAGTACGACCTTGACAGCGCTGAGAGTTGTATTCATTGTGTAAGTTGTTtacaacaaaaaaaaaacttgGCTTGGTGCGTTGTcgacagcggcggtggcgacaGAGGTGAGATAGGCAAAGGGTTgcaaagaaggggggaaatTGACCCCAAGACGGTGAGGCTCGAGACGCGACGCGCGATCGGGGGGCTTTGATTTTCAATTTTTTAGGTTTCGAGTACCGAAAATAGTGACAATAGAATCCTTCAGCGACGGCCTGCTTTGCTTCGTCGTCCAAGCTGATTGGGTCAGGTCTGCTGACGCCAGTTCGTGCACGAAAAGCTTGGAAGTGCGGGAGATTGGGACAAGGCGGTCAAGACTGAGCAAGCAGGCCGGAAATCGAATAGGCCCGGAACAGGAAATGGGCGGTTGCAGTTTGTATGTGTGTGCGTTGGTAAGAGGCAGATATAGGTGCAGCTGTGT encodes:
- a CDS encoding Putative HAD superfamily, enolase-phosphatase E1 codes for the protein MNTTLSAVKVVLLDIEGTVCPISFVKDVLYPYAVDALPATLDKQWDNPDFAVYRNAFPEDCVSDRSAFEAHFRDLVRRDVKASYLKALQGYLWKEGYRSGEIKAPLFPDVSERLLSWKDAGLRLVIYSSGSVPAQKLFFGYTDAQPSDLTPLVSGWFDTVNAGLKTEPSSYASILSNFEDTKPEEWLFLSDNPYEVLAAITAGMQSIPVVRPGNAPLPTDLNPTLQPIRDFNELEGLGSKH
- a CDS encoding Putative S-adenosylmethionine-dependent methyltransferase Bmt2, which gives rise to MGRNKPAGRLLSSGRPPTLKKAKSISRKETRTLINTHHTLQKKRQQALARNDQREAAAIAEEISALGGLEGYQQASLQGQRVDRGGDSSRVLLDWFRSANIQPSDFTSNLTGKSGTHRRLRMLEVGALSTGNACSKSGFFDMELIDLNSQQAGILQQDFMERPLPKDDSEKFDIISLSLVLNYVPDHSLRGQMLLRTLSFLRQSEDGLSESARALFPSLFIVLPRSCVSNSRYFSQDRLVEIMTLLGYIQLEGKVTNKLAYSFWKRLNAPCSPLPTVAKKELNPGLNRNNFTITLSGS